Sequence from the Pedobacter sp. D749 genome:
CCTGGATTGGAATAGCCAATCCGGTTAACGATTCGCTTTCAATATCAACCGTTGCCGACATGCCCGGACGGAAAATAGATTGTTGTTTGCCCTCCATTTCTTCGGTAATCCTGATTTTTACAGAAAAATTGGTCACCTGATCTACTGAGGTAGATACTGCAGTACCCACTGCTGTTGATGAACTTGCAATTTCAGTAACCACACCTCTGAATTTTTTATCAGAAAATGCATCTACTTCGATAGAAGCTTTATCGCCAACCTTAACGCGGGTAATGTCGTTCTCGTTTACATCTACATTAACTTCCATAGATGAAAGATTAGAAATACGCATAATCTCGGTACCTGCCATTTGCGAAGTTCCTAAAATACGGTCGCCAAGCTCAATTGATAATTTAGAAACCACACCATCAACTGGTGCGTAAATAGTGGTTTTAGCTAAGTTAGCTCCCGCTTCTTTAACATTTGCACCAGTTTGCTCTAAAGTAAATTTGGCGCCGGTAACATTTTCTTTTGCACTGGCTAAATTTGCTTTAGCGGTTAAAAACGCCGCTTTAGCTGAATCGAACTCTGAAGCTGAAATTACTTTTTTATTAAAAAGCTCAACATTACGTTTGTAGGTAGCTTCAGCATTCACAAAATTAGCCTGGTTTTGCGCAAGCTGTTGTTGTGCTGCAGCTACACTGGCTTTTTGCGCATTAAAACTTGCCACGGTTCTTTCATAGCCCGATTGTAACACATCCGGACGTACTTTACAAAGCAACTGGCCTGCTTTAACAATATCTCCCTCTTTTACTTTTAACTCTACTACCTCTCCAGATACCTCAGAACTTAATTTAACCTCGGTTTCCGGCTGGATTTTTCCACTTGCCGTAACTGTTTCCACAACAGTTTTATCTGATGCTTTTTCTGTAGTTACTTTTTCGGTTTTATTTCCACCTATCACGCCGGCCAGTTTGAGCACAACCAGAAGGACTACGATAGCAACTACGGTAATAATAATATGCTTCAGTTTCATAATTTGTATTGTATTTCGTTTATTTAAAGTTGTAATATTTAAGCTTCAGCATTTTGTCTTAAAAAACAATCTGTTTGCCTAAATAATAATCAATTACCTTGGCACGGAACAGTAAGTCGTATTTTGCTAAGATAAAATCTATTTCGGCTTTATTTTTATTGGTTTGAGCTGTACTGTAATCTAAAGAGTTTACTAAACCAACAGCATAACGTTGCTCAATAACATAAAAGGCATCTTTTTGCGCCTGAAAAGCATTTTGGGTAGAAGAATACCTGCTTTGCGCGGCATTTAAATCGGCGACAGCCTGATTGATTACTTTAATCAGGTTGTTTTTAGAGATTTGCTCATCTGTTTTGCGCTGCTCGAATACTATTTTAGCCTTTCTTACGGTAGACCTGGTGGTAAAACCATTAAAAATAGGAATTGAAATACCCATATTAATTGATTTACCGAAGTTGTCAGACAGTTGACTAAAAAACGGACTGTTTCCTGGAAAAGCAAACTGGTACTGATAGAAAGATCCTAAACCTCCTCCAAAAGTAACTTTAGGGTAATAACTACCTTTGGCTACATCAATTGCTTTTTCTGCTGCTTTTGTATTTAAACTTGCCAATTTGATATCGGGAAATGTATTTAAGGCCTGACTGTAAATATCACTTGGCACATAATTATTCTGAATGTTATTCAATTCGTTAACCAATGGCGGCTGTACCTTAAATGTCATTGGTGGCTGAATTTCCATTAATTGTCCTAAAGTTAAATAGGATATTGTCAACTGATTCTGCGCATTGGTTAGATTAAGCTCAGCGGTTGCAGCCTGCGATTTGGCCTGCGAAATATCGGCTAAAGTTTTATTACCAACATCCAAAAGGGCCTGTTCTCTTTTTAAAGTAGAATTAGCTACGTCTAATTGTTGCTGCGTAGCTTTAACCTGATCCTGGTTATTTAAAACCTGCAAATAAGCGGTCACCACCTGCAGAATAAGATCATTTTTTACTTTGTCTACATTGGTTTGATCTACGGCCAGCAATAACTTATTCTGTCTGATCTGATTCAGTTGAGCGCCACCTCCAAATACCTGCACATTCGCAGATACATTAGGATTTAAGGTATAATTTTGTGTATTTAGAAACAACCCTGATGTTACCTGGCTCCTTCCCCATTGCATAGATTGGTTAACAGAACCGTTTACAGTGGGCAATAAAGCATTTTTAGATTGGCGTACATTTTCTTCGCTAAGCGCGGCATTAAATGCGGCTTGTTTGATGTTTAGATTGTTTTTTAATGTGTTTTCGACCGCTTGTTGAATGCTGATCACTTCTTGAGCCTTAATTTGCTGATTAAAACTTAATGCCACTAATAACGCAGATCCGGTAATTAACTTATTCTTGGTAAACATCTTCATAATTTGTTTCAAATCTATATAAACAACTTTAATAATTTCAATCTGTTCAGGCATTTACTAACTTTGAACTTAAATGTACCTGATCAAATCACCGCTTCTGCTAAAATGGTATTATCCATCATTGTTATGGAATAAATCCCGCACCGAAAAAGTTATTTATTTGACCTTTGACGATGGACCCATACCCAATGTTACAGATTTTGTATTAAAAACTTTAAAAGTATTCAATGCTAAAGCTACATTTTTTTGCATCGGTGATAATATTGTTAAACACCCCGAAGTTTTTGAACGCGTCAAAACCGACGGGCATGCCATTGGCAACCATACTTTCAATCATTTAAAAGGTTGGAAAACCGATGATGAAACCTACCTTCAAAACACAATAAAATGCCAAGAACTTACGAAAACTGAGCTTTTCCGTCCACCTTACGGGAGGATTAAGAAAAGTCAGATTCTGAGTCTGAAGTCCAAAGTCCGGAGTTCGGAGTCAATATCCCAAAATTCACAAACCGATTCAAATCCCAAATCTCAAATCTCAAATCTGAAAATCGTAATGTGGGATGTACTTAGCGGCGATTTCGACACTAAACTCTCACCCGAAAAATGTTATCAAAATGTGATTAAACATACCGAAAATGGTTCTATAATTGTATTTCACGATAGTTTAAAAGCATTCGACCGTTTATCTTACGCACTTCCCAAAGTATTGGCTTATTTTACTGAAAAAGGTTTTACATTTTCAACATTATAGTTCGAAGCCAATCTTATGCCAAGGCTTTACATACATTTCAACAAACTGAATATCAAAACATTAATATACTATTAAATAAATAACTGTTCAAAATCGCACAAACATGTCCGATAACGAACGGTTAACCAAGTTATTAAGATGCTATCGTTTATCACTAATTTACCTAACTACAGCAGAAATCTTTTTACATAGTTCAAAGATTTCTCCACTGCGGTCGAAATGACGATACTTCGAGACCATTCCCTTCTTTATCCATTTTGTCCATTCATATTGATTTTTATACAATAAATTATCCCTAAGGATGAAAATTCTATATTTATTGTATAGCCCGAGGATTATAATAAACTGGTAAGGATGAAATGATTTTAAGTTATAGCAGGCACTCAAAAAAACACTTCTTAATCACATAAACGTGGTCATAATTTATACGTTTTCATGACTTCTGATATACATCCGTTTTTCATTGTTTAGAATAATTCCAAATTACTGAATCACCTACCTAAATTACATTTAAGGGTTGTTTTTTGCTATTTTTGTTTTAACCAAAAAATTGTGCCCTATTGGCTCAATAAACGCAAATTAATATACAAAAGCAGTATTCTTTTTTTGTAAAAAGTGGGTGTACATTTTATTGCACAATCTTATCACAAAAAGAATAAACTATCCAAGATGAGTATTTATAACGATTATATCCAGGAGATTGAAGACAGAAAAGCTCAAGGTCTTCATCCCAAACCTATTGATGGCGCTGAATTATTAAGTGAAATCATCGATCAAATCAAAAATGTAAATAATTTTAACAGGGCAGATGCTGTTAATTTTTTCATATACAACACCTTGCCGGGCACTACCGGAGCAGCTGGTGTAAAAGCAGAGTTTTTAAAAGAAATTATTTTAGGCGGAGCTATCGTTGCAGAAATCACACCTGATTTTGCTTTCGAATTGTTATCGCACATGAAGGGTGGATCTTCTATCAAAGTGTTATTAGACATTGCCTTAGCCGATAATGGCGATAAAGCCCATAAAGCTGCAGATGTTCTTAAAACACAGGTTTACTTGTACGATGCCGATACCGATCGTTTAAAAGAAGCTTATAACAATGGCAATGCCATCGCTAAAGAAATATTAGAAAGTTATGCCAGGGCTGAATTTTTCACCAAACTCCCTGAAGTAGCAGAAGAAATTAAAGTGGTAACCTTTATTGCCGGGATAGGTGATATTTCTACAGATTTATTATCTCCAGGTAACCAGGCACACTCCCGTTCTGATCGTGAACTGCATGGTAAATGTATGATTACGCCAGAGGCTCAGGAAGAAATCAAAGCATTGCAGGCGCAACACCCAGATAAAAGTGTAATGCTGGTAGCTGAAAAAGGCACCATGGGTGTAGGTTCCTCGCGCATGTCAGGCGTAAATAATGTGGCACTTTGGACGGGCAAAAGATCTAGCCCTTTTATCCCATTTGTAAACATAGCGCCAATTGTAGGTGGTACCAATGGTATTTCTCCAATTTTTTTAACCACAGTTGATGTAACTGGTGGTATTGGTATCGACCTTAAAAACTGGGTAAAGAAAACCGATGAGAACGGAAATGTTATCCGTAACGAAAATGACGAGCCAATTTTAGAGCAGGTTTACTCCATAGAAACGGGCACGGTACTTACCATTAATACCAGAACTAAAAAATTATATAATGGAGATCAGGAGTTGATCGACATTTCAAAAGCGTTGACACCACAAAAAATGGAATTTATCAAAGCTGGCGGTTCTTACGCTATCGTTTTTGGTAAAAAAATCCAAACTTTTGCAGCTAAAACCTTAGGTATCGAAGCTTCTGCAGTATTTGCTCCGGCAAAAGAGGTATCTGTAGAAGGGCAAGGTTTAACCGCTGTAGAGAAAATATTTAACAGAAATGCAGTAGGTTTAACACAAGGCAAAGTTTTACATGCCGGCTCTGATGTTCGTGTTGAAGTAAATATTGTAGGTTCGCAAGATACTACCGGTTTAATGACGGCTCAGGAATTAGAGGCAATGGCTGCTACAGTGATTTCTCCTATTGTTGATGGCGCTTACCAGTCAGGTTGCCATACGGCATCTGTTTGGGATAAAAAAGCACAGGCAAACATCCCTAAACTGATGAAATTTATGAATGATTTCGGGGTAATTACTGCCCGCGACCCTAAGGGGGAATATCATTCGATGACCGATGTTATTCACAAAGTATTAAACGATATTACCATTGATGAGTGGGCAATTATCATTGGTGGCGACTCGCACACCCGTATGTCTAAAGGTGTGGCATTCGGCGCAGATTCTGGTACAGTAGCATTAGCATTGGCAACCGGTGAGGCTTCTATGCCAATTCCGGAGTCAGTAAAAGTAACCTTCAAAGGTGAAATGAAACAACACATGGATTTCCGTGATGTAGTACATGCGACGCAATTACAAATGTTGCAACAGTTTGATGGCGAAAACGTATTCCAGGGCCGCATCATCGAAGTACACATTGGTACTTTATTAGCTGATCAGGCCTTTACCTTTACCGATTGGACTGCTGAAATGAAAGCAAAAGCATCTATCTGTATTTCGCAGGACGATACTTTAATCCAATCGTTAGAAATTGCCAAAAACCGTATTCAAATCATGATCGACAAAGGTATGGATAACCATAACCAGGTTCTACAAGGTTTGATTAATAAAGCAAACAAACGTATTGAAGAAATTAAAACCGGTATCAAACCAGCTTTAATGCCCGATGATAATGCTAAATATTATGCTGAGGTTGTAATTGATCTGGATCTCATTGAAGAACCAATGATTGCCGATCCGGATGTGAATAACGCAGATGTTTCTAAACGTTATACACACGATACCATCAGAGATTTAACCTACTACGGTGGCGATAAAAAAGTAGACCTTGGTTTCGTTGGCTCATGCATGGTGCATAAAGATGACTTGAAAATCGTTTCTCAAATGTTAAAAAACATAGAGACGCAGACCGGTAAAGTAGAGTTCAAAGCGCCATTGGTAGTTGCAGCCCCTACCTACAACATCATAGATGAACTGAAAGCAGAAGGTGATTGGGAATACTTGCAAAGATATTCTGGATTTGAGTTCAGCGATGCGTTACCTAAAGCTGCAGCACGTACCGAATATGAGAACATCATGTATTTAGAGCGCCCGGGCTGTAACCTTTGCATGGGTAACCAGGAGAAAGCGGCTAAAGGTGATACGGTAATGGCTACGTCGACCCGTTTATTTCAGGGCCGTGTGGTAGAAGACAGAGATGGTAAAAAAGGAGAGTCTTTACTGGCTTCAACCCCTGTAGTCGTTCTTTCAGCAATCCTGGGCCGTATTCCGAGCATTGAAGAATATAAAATGGCAGTAGAAGGCATTAACTTAACCAAGTTTACCCCTATTTCTACAAAACAATAAGAAACAAAAAAGCATATTATTTGTTAATCTTTAAAAAAGGCTATCCGAGAGATCTGGTAGCCTTTTCTTTTGCATAATAGTTGCATAGAATGGTTTTAAATAAGATATTATGACAAATCTCAAAAATAAATCTGTTTAAAATTGTTTAATTTAGATAGTACCTTATTGACAATAATTATAAAAAATTAAAGTATGGCTTTTGATATAGACATGATTAAAAAGGTGTATGCAAACTTTGGTAGCCGCGTAGAGGCTGCGCGTAAAGTTGTTGGCAGACCTTTAACATTATCTGAAAAAATATTGTATGCACACCTTTGGGATGGAGATCCTAAAAAGGCGTTTAAGCGTGGTTCTGATTACGTAGACTTTGCACCAGACCGCGTAGCGATGCAGGATGCTACGGCGCAAATGGCCTTATTGCAGTTTATGCAGGCAGGCCGTCCACAGGTTGCCGTTCCTTCAACAGTTCACTGCGATCACCTGATTACGGCTAAAGAAGGCGCTGCCATAGATTTACCACATGCCAAAACCGAAAGTGCCGAAGTTTTTGATTTCTTATCTTCTGTATCCAATAAATACGGTATTGGCTTCTGGAAACCAGGGGCTGGTATTATCCACCAGGTAGTTTTAGAGAACTATGCTTTCCCGGGTGGAATGATGATTGGTACCGACTCGCACACCGTAAATGCTGGTGGTTTGGGTATGGTTGCGATTGGTGTTGGTGGTGCTGATGCCTGTGATGTAATGGCAGGTTTGCCCTGGGAGCTTAAATTCCCTAAGTTAATCGGTGTAAAACTAACCGGTAAATTAAATGGCTGGACCGCAGCCAAAGATGTAATCCTTAAAGTGGCTGGTATTCTGACTGTAAAAGGTGGTACTGGTGCTATTGTTGAATATTTTGGCGATGGTGCCACTTCAATGAGCTGTACCGGAAAAGGTACCATCTGTAACATGGGTGCCGAAATTGGGGCAACCACTTCTACTTTCGGTTACGATGAAAGCATGGAGCGTTACTTACGTGCTACCGGCAGAAATGAAGTTGCAGATGAAGCAAACAAAATTGCGGCTTACCTAACCGGTGATGCTGAAGTATATGCTGATCCTGAAAATTATTTCGATCAGGTTATTGAGATCGATTTAGATACTTTAGAACCTTACTTAAACGGTCCTTTTACACCAGATTTAGCTACTCCGGTTTCGCAGATGAAAGTTGAGGCAGAGAAAAATGGCTGGCCATTAAAAGTAGAATGGGGATTGATTGGTTCTTGTACCAACTCTTCATACGAAGATTTATCAAGGGCAGCGTCTATTGCCAACCAGGCTATTGAAAAAGGTTTGGTAACCAAATCGGCTTTCGGTATTAACCCGGGATCTGAACAGGTACGTTACACGGCAGATCGTGATGGTTTCTTAAAAACTTTCGAAGATTTAGATGCAACGATCTTTACCAACGCCTGCGGACCATGTATCGGTATGTGGGATCGTACAGGTGCAGAGAAAGCAGAAAAAAACACCATTGTACACTCGTTTAACAGAAACTTTGCTAAACGTGCTGATGGCAACCCTAATACTTTCGCTTTTGTGGCTTCACCAGAAATGGTTGCTGCAATTGCCATTTCGGGTAATTTAGGATTTAACCCATTAACGGATACTTTAACAAACGATAAAGGCGAACAGGTTAAATTAGACCCTCCTACCGGTTTTGAATTGCCAACAAAAGGTTTCGCTGTAGAAGATGCAGGTTACCAGGCACCAGCAGCTGATGGTTCATCAGTTCAGGTTTTGGTTTCTCCAACTTCACACCGTTTACAATTGTTAGATCCTTTTACCCCATGGGAAGGCACCGATTTAAAAGGTCTAAAACTTTTAATCAAAGCCAAAGGTAAATGTACAACCGACCACATTTCGATGGCTGGTCCGTGGTTAAAATTCCGTGGTCACCTGGATAACATCTCTAACAACATGTTAATTGGTGCAGTTAATTACTTCAATGATAAAACAGATAACGTTAAAAATGAATTAACTGGCGAATATGGTCCTGTTCCGGCTACCCAACGCGATTATAAAGCTGCTGGTTTAGGTTCAATTGTAGTAGGCGACGAAAACTACGGCGAAGGTTCATCTCGTGAACATGCAGCCATGGAACCACGCCACCTGGGCGTTCGCGCGGTATTGGTAAAATCTTTTGCCCGTATCCACGAAACCAACCTGAAGAAACAAGGTATGTTAGGTTTAACCTTTGCAGATAAAGATGATTACGACAAAATTTTAGAAGATGATACCATCGATATCGTAGGTTTAACAGAATTTGCTCCAGATAAACCATTAACATTAGTATTACATCATGCTGATGGCACTCAAGAGCAATTCCCTGTTAACCACAGTTATAACGATCAACAAATTGAATGGTTTAAAGCTGGTGGTGCATTAAATATCATCAGGGCTGAAGCAGCGGCTAAGGCAGCGCTTTAATAGTCCGAAGTCCAGAGTCGGAAGTCCGAGGTCTGGATGAAAACAATATCAATCCCGTTTTGTTAATTCAGAACGGGATTTTTTATAGCGAAAATGCATTTTCTAATAAAGAGTCGTCATCTCGACTGAAGTGCAACGAAACGGAGAGATCTATCAAGATAGATTTCATTCTAAATCCCATAAAATCGTTTTAAAAGTCTTTCCACTATGCTCAGGATGACAATTGTGAGGAGAATTTCACCTTACTTGCAGTAAAGAACCTTTTAGCCCCGAACGCAGCGGCATCCCTGAAGCGTAGCGCAAGAATACAGCGCAGCACGGGAACAAACTTTAATAGTGGTTCCTGCCTTTGCGCTTCAAAAAATAAAATAAATAGTTTCCTTATTTTTTTGGAAAGCAGTTAAAGTAGTTCTTAGGGTTGGGCTGGCCCCGCTAATGCTGCTGCTGGTTAGAAAAAAACCAGCATTCGCGTATATCGGGTTTAGATGGCAAAGACAGTGATAGTCTTGAGGCGGACGTCCGAAGCCTAGAGTCTACATATCGAAATTCCCATTTTGTTAATTCAGAACGGGATTTTTTATAGCGAAAATGCATTTCTAATAAAGAGTCGTCATCTCGACTGAAGTGCAACGAAACGGAGAGATCTATCAAGATAGATTTCATTCTAAATCCCATAAAATCGTTTTAAAAGTCTTTCCACTATGCTGAGGATAACAATTGTGAGGGGAATTTCACCTTAATGCAGTAAAAAACCTTTTAGCCCCGGGCGCAGCGGCATCCCTGAAGCGCAGCGTATGGATAGAGCTCAGCACGGGAACAAGCCTTAATAGTTGCCTCTGACCTTGCGCTTCAAAAAATATAAAATTTATCTACTTAAACTCATGACCACAATCGTAACAATGATGGCACTTATTGGCTTTAATTGGAGTGGTAAGTGTTAAAAAAGCAAGTATAGTTGCCCAAATACTATATTTTTTATTGGTAGCCATTCCATAGCCCACATTAGTAGATCCACATTTCTCACAAACTGTTTTACCTTCTTCTGATTCTTGTTCATTAGTAATTTCATCTGATGATTCAAAAGTCAAACTATTGTCTTCAGCCAGTAAAGCATTGATGGCCTCTATATCTCTTTCAAAAACAATAAGTTTAACACCGCCAATAGCTTGATTGTAAAGTGGATTTAATGTTGCAAAATTTTCATCCGCCAGGTAACAGGCAAACCCGCTATCTTCCAATTTAGCTTTAATAATATTGGCTTCCATTGGATTATAATAGGTGCTGTACACTACTGTTCTATCATTCATATCCAAACATAAGAATTTGTTTAATTATGAACGTGAAAACAGTAAACGATTAACTAACTTTTCAGAAATTCTTTCCACCAATAGCCCGAATCTTTAATTGTACGTTCCTGAGTTTTAAAATCGTTATAGACCAGTCCAAACCTTGCCGTAAAACCCTCGGCCCATTCAAAATTATCCATGAGTGTCCAGGCCATATAACCGGTAACATTTATCCCTTCATTTTTGAGTTTTAGTAAAGCACTGAGGTAAAGTTTAAAATATTCGATCCGTTCCGGATCTTCTACCCTTTTATCTGTCAATTTATCGTGATAGGCTGCACCGTTTTCAGTAATCATAATATTTTTGACATTGGGATAAGCTGCAAACTGTTTTACAATATTATAAAAGCTATCGGCATTAATCTCCCAGCCCATCGTAGTATGCGGCTTTTTCCGGCTTTTGGCCTTTACTTCCCAGGCCTGGATTACTGGAATAAAGGCGTTGTATTTTACAACCAAAGGAAAGTAATTCTGAAGACCGATAAAATCAAAATCAAATTTCATCCTTTCCTGCAGTCGCCAGGTACCATATTCGATCTGAAATTTCTCCAACACATCCCAATCTGCAGTCGGAAAGCCCATACCTAGTGTAGGTTCTACAAACAAACGGTTCATCAGGCAGTCTACGCGTTTAGCGGTGAGGATATCGCTATCACTTTGTGTATTAGGGATAATTTCCGAACAGGAAAAAGTAGTGCCAATATTGGCCCTGTTAATTTCTGCACGTAAAATTTTACCTCCTTCTGCCTGTGCCAAAGCCGTATGTAATACCGCAGGAAAAAAATTGCTCAAACCTGTTTTACCGGGAGCATGAATACCAAGCATATACCCTAATGATGTATAACCAAAAGGCTCGTTCAACACAATCCAGTTTTTTACTTTATCTCCGTATTCTAATGCACAGATGCTCACAAAGGCATTAAAGGCAGCATTGATGCTAAAGCTTGTCCAGCCGCCCTCATCTTCCAGTGCCTGCGGTAAATCCCAGTGATAAAGCGTAACGTATGGGGTAATTCCATGTGTTAAACATTCGTCAATAAGATTGTGGTAAAAACGGATACCTTCCTGATTTATTTCTCCCCTTCCGCCAGGCAAAATCCTGGACCAGGCAATAGAAAACCTAAAAACTTTAAAACCTAGTAATTTTACTAAAGCTACATCTTCGGTATATCGGTGATAAAAATCGCAGGCAGGATCTAATTTATGGCTCTTCTTTATTTTGCCGTTTTTCGCCGTAAAGGTATCCCAAATGGAAGGGCCTTTACCGTACTGGGTTGCTGTACCCTCTATCTGCGCTGCTGCAGTAGCTACCCCCCAAAAAAAATCCTGACCAAAATCGCTTGCCTTAACCATTGTTATCCATTATTTGCCATAAGTTGCGAGTTTAATATTAACAAATCATTAAGCGCTAAATTTTAATTTAAGATCCTGTCATTTTTAAAAGAAAACGAAACCTCTACTCTTAATAGTATTAAACAGCTTAAAAACAACCAAATATTAATTCACCAATTACGGATTAATGAAATTGAATGAAAAATCGACATTTCTTTATAGTGTCAGATGGTAACATCTAACACCACTTACATATCACTAACTATCAATCCAATGTCAAACCAATCTCTTTCAGCAAAATAGCTGCATTAAAAGTCTTGCACGGCCCGTATTTTAGCAAATAATCAAATCTCATTTCTCCCTCCGTAATCTGGATATCGAAATGAAAATTACGGACGGTGTCAGGGTAATCAACAATCAGATCTGCTAATTGTAAATCGTGAGTAGCAAAAAGTGCAGGAGTTTTTTCGGCAATCAGCTTTTGTATAAAAACTTTTGAACCTAAATATTTATCCCGGCTATTTGTACCCCGCAGCATTTCGTCAATTAATACAAAAGTATCTTTATCCTTTACAACATTGTCCAGAATCATCTTCAAACGGTTGAGCTCTGCCTTAAAGGTCGAGGTACTTTCGTTCAGCGAATCTTTAATCCGCATATACGTATTGATTGAAAAAACAGATAATTGCATCGTTTTGGCACATACCGGCGCACCAGCATAAGCCAATACCATATTGATACCCAAAGTACGTAAAAAAGTACTTTTGCCCGCCATGTTAGAGCCTGTTACAATATCAACTGTTGGTTTTGCCTCCAAATGAAAATCATTGTTTACCCTTACTTGGTCGTTAAT
This genomic interval carries:
- a CDS encoding efflux RND transporter periplasmic adaptor subunit — protein: MKLKHIIITVVAIVVLLVVLKLAGVIGGNKTEKVTTEKASDKTVVETVTASGKIQPETEVKLSSEVSGEVVELKVKEGDIVKAGQLLCKVRPDVLQSGYERTVASFNAQKASVAAAQQQLAQNQANFVNAEATYKRNVELFNKKVISASEFDSAKAAFLTAKANLASAKENVTGAKFTLEQTGANVKEAGANLAKTTIYAPVDGVVSKLSIELGDRILGTSQMAGTEIMRISNLSSMEVNVDVNENDITRVKVGDKASIEVDAFSDKKFRGVVTEIASSSTAVGTAVSTSVDQVTNFSVKIRITEEMEGKQQSIFRPGMSATVDIESESLTGLAIPIQAVFTDNAKSGGSNNNQGSQENTDKQKSKLTDKKVKQYVYTYDAKSKKVKKAEVTTGIQNDQFIIVKSGVKAGEEVVTGPYSAIQSKLKDGMVVEKTAKDQLFSKDGKK
- a CDS encoding TolC family protein; the encoded protein is MPEQIEIIKVVYIDLKQIMKMFTKNKLITGSALLVALSFNQQIKAQEVISIQQAVENTLKNNLNIKQAAFNAALSEENVRQSKNALLPTVNGSVNQSMQWGRSQVTSGLFLNTQNYTLNPNVSANVQVFGGGAQLNQIRQNKLLLAVDQTNVDKVKNDLILQVVTAYLQVLNNQDQVKATQQQLDVANSTLKREQALLDVGNKTLADISQAKSQAATAELNLTNAQNQLTISYLTLGQLMEIQPPMTFKVQPPLVNELNNIQNNYVPSDIYSQALNTFPDIKLASLNTKAAEKAIDVAKGSYYPKVTFGGGLGSFYQYQFAFPGNSPFFSQLSDNFGKSINMGISIPIFNGFTTRSTVRKAKIVFEQRKTDEQISKNNLIKVINQAVADLNAAQSRYSSTQNAFQAQKDAFYVIEQRYAVGLVNSLDYSTAQTNKNKAEIDFILAKYDLLFRAKVIDYYLGKQIVF
- a CDS encoding polysaccharide deacetylase family protein, encoding MYLIKSPLLLKWYYPSLLWNKSRTEKVIYLTFDDGPIPNVTDFVLKTLKVFNAKATFFCIGDNIVKHPEVFERVKTDGHAIGNHTFNHLKGWKTDDETYLQNTIKCQELTKTELFRPPYGRIKKSQILSLKSKVRSSESISQNSQTDSNPKSQISNLKIVMWDVLSGDFDTKLSPEKCYQNVIKHTENGSIIVFHDSLKAFDRLSYALPKVLAYFTEKGFTFSTL
- a CDS encoding bifunctional aconitate hydratase 2/2-methylisocitrate dehydratase, whose amino-acid sequence is MSIYNDYIQEIEDRKAQGLHPKPIDGAELLSEIIDQIKNVNNFNRADAVNFFIYNTLPGTTGAAGVKAEFLKEIILGGAIVAEITPDFAFELLSHMKGGSSIKVLLDIALADNGDKAHKAADVLKTQVYLYDADTDRLKEAYNNGNAIAKEILESYARAEFFTKLPEVAEEIKVVTFIAGIGDISTDLLSPGNQAHSRSDRELHGKCMITPEAQEEIKALQAQHPDKSVMLVAEKGTMGVGSSRMSGVNNVALWTGKRSSPFIPFVNIAPIVGGTNGISPIFLTTVDVTGGIGIDLKNWVKKTDENGNVIRNENDEPILEQVYSIETGTVLTINTRTKKLYNGDQELIDISKALTPQKMEFIKAGGSYAIVFGKKIQTFAAKTLGIEASAVFAPAKEVSVEGQGLTAVEKIFNRNAVGLTQGKVLHAGSDVRVEVNIVGSQDTTGLMTAQELEAMAATVISPIVDGAYQSGCHTASVWDKKAQANIPKLMKFMNDFGVITARDPKGEYHSMTDVIHKVLNDITIDEWAIIIGGDSHTRMSKGVAFGADSGTVALALATGEASMPIPESVKVTFKGEMKQHMDFRDVVHATQLQMLQQFDGENVFQGRIIEVHIGTLLADQAFTFTDWTAEMKAKASICISQDDTLIQSLEIAKNRIQIMIDKGMDNHNQVLQGLINKANKRIEEIKTGIKPALMPDDNAKYYAEVVIDLDLIEEPMIADPDVNNADVSKRYTHDTIRDLTYYGGDKKVDLGFVGSCMVHKDDLKIVSQMLKNIETQTGKVEFKAPLVVAAPTYNIIDELKAEGDWEYLQRYSGFEFSDALPKAAARTEYENIMYLERPGCNLCMGNQEKAAKGDTVMATSTRLFQGRVVEDRDGKKGESLLASTPVVVLSAILGRIPSIEEYKMAVEGINLTKFTPISTKQ
- a CDS encoding aconitate hydratase, yielding MAFDIDMIKKVYANFGSRVEAARKVVGRPLTLSEKILYAHLWDGDPKKAFKRGSDYVDFAPDRVAMQDATAQMALLQFMQAGRPQVAVPSTVHCDHLITAKEGAAIDLPHAKTESAEVFDFLSSVSNKYGIGFWKPGAGIIHQVVLENYAFPGGMMIGTDSHTVNAGGLGMVAIGVGGADACDVMAGLPWELKFPKLIGVKLTGKLNGWTAAKDVILKVAGILTVKGGTGAIVEYFGDGATSMSCTGKGTICNMGAEIGATTSTFGYDESMERYLRATGRNEVADEANKIAAYLTGDAEVYADPENYFDQVIEIDLDTLEPYLNGPFTPDLATPVSQMKVEAEKNGWPLKVEWGLIGSCTNSSYEDLSRAASIANQAIEKGLVTKSAFGINPGSEQVRYTADRDGFLKTFEDLDATIFTNACGPCIGMWDRTGAEKAEKNTIVHSFNRNFAKRADGNPNTFAFVASPEMVAAIAISGNLGFNPLTDTLTNDKGEQVKLDPPTGFELPTKGFAVEDAGYQAPAADGSSVQVLVSPTSHRLQLLDPFTPWEGTDLKGLKLLIKAKGKCTTDHISMAGPWLKFRGHLDNISNNMLIGAVNYFNDKTDNVKNELTGEYGPVPATQRDYKAAGLGSIVVGDENYGEGSSREHAAMEPRHLGVRAVLVKSFARIHETNLKKQGMLGLTFADKDDYDKILEDDTIDIVGLTEFAPDKPLTLVLHHADGTQEQFPVNHSYNDQQIEWFKAGGALNIIRAEAAAKAAL
- a CDS encoding putative signal transducing protein, with the protein product MNDRTVVYSTYYNPMEANIIKAKLEDSGFACYLADENFATLNPLYNQAIGGVKLIVFERDIEAINALLAEDNSLTFESSDEITNEQESEEGKTVCEKCGSTNVGYGMATNKKYSIWATILAFLTLTTPIKANKCHHCYDCGHEFK